A window of Castanea sativa cultivar Marrone di Chiusa Pesio chromosome 8, ASM4071231v1 genomic DNA:
ATCGAGCTGGGTCCGGGTCTCGGATCTTGGCCCATGGGTCAGGTTTGAATATGGAaaaacccgacccaacccaaacCCGACCCATTACCATTCCTAGTTCAAAGCTCCCTTTGACTTGTGGGGAGATGTAGGTCTAGTGCTTAGATGTATCACTGTTTTACTTAATTAGTTGAGATATCTAGGACAATTGTTTTTTAGTTTCCTCATGTTCAAGCAAATTGTCGATAAAGAGTTTGATTATGGATAGGGTAGAGTGGCAAAGAAAAACACATGTGGTTGAACCCAATTGGTATATTGAGGATCTATAGTCGTCCCCAATAGTTAGGGACTCAGGCACTGTTGTTGTATTCAAGCAAATTGATTTGTGATCATAACCTAGAATGCATTGTGCACTTTAGAACTTTAGTCTTCAGTCTCCATGAGATTTAACCTCCTTGGCATATGCCTGCCTGTCTGGGAAAATGTTCTTGGAAGTTGGGCTATGATGCATGGATGCGATGCCAGAGGTActgcacccgcgtccgacgcggtgCGACGTGGCGACGCGCGAGGGACGCTGCTGCTCGCGCGCCGGGCTGCGTCTGccacgtgttttttttttttttttttttccagccaaCTCGCACTAACGCGGCTTGAATAGCGCCGACTCGGCTTCAATTTGCGCCGATTCGCGCCGAATTTGTCAAAATCGGGCCGTATCGGGTAGTATCAGCCGGTGACCGAAACGACTGAAACAGCCCGAAATCGGCCTTGAATCATGCCGAAACAGTTGAAATCGGCTCtgaatgagacccaaaaaccctaaatctgtcattcctcaattttattttgaatatttcttgcttcttttgtgttttctttttggttttgtgttttgttttgtgtttctttctttcttctttcttagttttgtgaatcaaggcatagtaatatgttttttaagaatattttaatagtaaaaatatatagaaaataaaaataaaaatatttttaataattttttgattgcCGAGTctcgccgcacccgcacccaccttttttaaaaattgccgagtcccgcacccgcacccgcactcgcacccgtgcttcatagaagTTGGGTCGTCGAACATGACCAATGTCCTCactttttgaataatttatgcagCTGTATCTGCTAGTAAAATTCTTGAGGGAGGGATGTTTAAAATGACATAGTCCAAACCAAAGAATGATAATGGACAACATATGTGACTTGTTTCCGTTTTTCCTTTGAAAACAGGTTGTCAGCTAGCAATTGAGTCATTTAGAGAATTATATGGAAAACGAGTTGGTTGTTAATTGTTTTCACATAttgagtccgtttggatagaacttattgctgaaaattgaaaattgaaaactgaaaacactgtagcaaaataatttttaaatgagtaaaaaacactgttcattccAGAAGTTACTAtttattggcctaaaatcactgttcatggccaatgaacagtaacaaacacgcgttgaaaaaaaaaaaaaaaaaaacgtggacaCAGCTGGAAAATGCTGGATCCAAACGTATTCATTCTATCTATCATTGGGACGACTATGTACTTTTCTTAGGTGGAAGGCTTCTGTCATTTCTTCTTATACTTGGGAGGTCTGGTTTTGATTGCCTTGTGTTAGAGGGATTTAAGGAAGAAacagcccaaaaaaaaagaaaagagaaaaaaaaagaaggtgaagaaaaaagaaaagcaagctTTAATCAGCAGATTTTTTTTCACAGGTTTCTAGAATGAGATTGTTGATGAGTTTTGTGAGTACCATGTCTTCTTTAAGCTTTTCATATTCCAATTACTCCAAGTTTTTCTAGGTAATCTAATGGAAGCTTTTACCTTCCCTTTTGACCGGTGAGGAGATGCAGGCTTAGTGCTTCAATGAATCACTATTTTACTTAGTTTAGGTGTCTTGGACAACTGGTTTCTAGTTTTCCcatggattttattttagtgtTATACCCAAGCAAGTTGCACTGTGATCATCACCTGGAATTCATTTGTGCACTTCAGAAGTATAGTCTTCCATAAAATGTCCATGAGATTTAACCTCCTTAGCACATGCCCCATCTTGGAAGAATTATTTGATAGTTGGCGTGCACCAAACATGACCATGtccttatttttttcaaatttttttttacgcAGCTGTATCAGCTTGTAGAACTCTTGAGGGAGAGATGTTTAAAATGACATTGTCCAAACCAAAAGAATGGTAATGCACAACATCTGCGAGTTGGTCCATTGAGAACAGGTTTTCAGCCGGCAATTGAGACATGagaattttatggaaaatgagtTGGTTGTTAACTATTTTCGTTTATTGTATCTATCACTGGAACTTCTATGTATTATTTAAGGTGGAAGACTTCTATCATTTCTTCTTATTACTTGGGAGGACTGGTTTAGATGCCTTGTCTCAGTGTTAGACGGATTTAAGAAAAGCAAAatgcaacaaataaataaataaataaagaagtaaGCTTTACTTAGTGGCTGTTTCTCACATGTATGTAGACTGGGATtgttaatgagtttttttttttttttaatcaaatttttttctaatgtaTAAGAACTCATCTTTGGGATGAAAATCATGACAAGATACAAACATATATTGtgaggttgaatttattcaaccatttgttggctttattccgtgccaaatttgcttgtaatttagcaattaaataccctgtatttaggtgggaatcatgtaagggttatatatgagagagtgtgaagaattcaaGTATGTGTGCAATCAAGAGGATTCTCATGACTAGATCTCACGAGTGACTCGCAAGTGGTGACTTGTCAGAAGTGCCACATttgtgaagcatgcaggaagtTGAATGGTCATGACAGCTGGAGCattacaggacaaaaagtacagtctgacCAGTTAGTTATTTTGTAACTAAAACTCGTGACTTGTTCCAGTTGCGAGTGAGTCGCCAGAACCCCCTGCTATgtagaaaaatgacttttcaaaTTCCTCCTTATATCCTACTATAAacacccttatacccacgaaatgtagagaacTTCCAGatagaattttgagagagaaatccTAGAGAAAATCAAGATTGACTCATACACAATCTTACACGTGTTTCTCCAAATTCCTTTACTCTCACCCTCCACTAACATACCATTGAGAGGAtctttagccaaatccttatcttaCCATATCCATATCAGTGAGAAGGtaatttggtgcttgggaagtagttcagagaggaccaattcatttggttaatGCAATGAGCTTATTGCGGGATTCggtaagttagagaagacaaggttaggCTTAACCCAGCAAGAAGCTTGACTTAGGTGCATCGGGTAGATTAAACTTGGAGGGTCTATTACTATTTATGTATTCtaactgattttctagtggatcattttactGCTTGGAAGACGGCAGAAAGGTTTTTTGTCGAGTTtttggttttctcttcgataacatgtactagtgttatcttgtgtttgcatctctctaagccttactctttgcttttaattactgttgtgttatgattaaattatggcttagagtagtttgtttatttgggtaTAGCTTATATTTATCATTCTGCATATACACtatttgaatataagcttgtgttggtaattatgaaattgggggtctaaacatttattagtgttttacacaccaagtgaactttcatatataataaaactacaagtttttttccttctaatgaAATCCAATCTTTGTACAAATTAAAATCATTGAATAACAATCATTGACGATATTTCATGTTCAATTAAGTTTTAGAGTccgtttgggaacaacttatttagttgaaacttaaaattttttgctgaaagtactatagataaagctaaaaaataactgaaatagtactatagaactcatgaataataccaaaaagtgcaataaaacctatgaatagtagcaaaaataaattaaatagtaaaaaaaatatggtttttAAATCCAATGCCGATCGCAACCTTAGTTATTGCAGATGCCacaaagtattattattatttttttaccatatttCATGTTCAACTATGCCTATTATGTCATAACGCTATGATAATAAATATGACTATATCTATAGCCCAAATTAATGTATAGCATGTGATGGTTAATGTGTATTCACTGAACATTCATACGTATGAAATAATCCTTATTTACCATTCTTCAGGAAGCTTCATTCtagcaataaaaaattttacggAGTAGTTGAAAACAAGAACCTTGCGGTCACTGATGGACAAACATATCACAACTAGTCCTACCCAGACACCATTCCTGAAATAGTGAAATCCATAATGTAGGCACATGCTCAGTAAGAGTATGCCGGGTTCATTGAGGCCATCACTGGGGAGAAACCCTATCGTCTGCCTCAGACTTGGTTAGTTTCCCTTGCATCCAGCTCCCCAGCATCTGTAGAGAAGCTTTGGGCTGATCCATTGGAACCATGTGACCAGCATCATGGACCTATGTGTTGTGATATGGAACCAAGTTTGTCAAATCAGGATAcaaagtttgagagagagagagagagagagagagagagagagagtgagaccTTGAGGAAGGTGAGAGGCCCATGGCTCTTTAGCAATCCTGCTTTTGCACCGTCAACTACAAATGGAACAGTTGGGGCTGCCCCATACTGTTTCTGTCCTGACCATTCCATGGCTTGAACCCACCTTGAATTCCCTgccgagagagagaggaatCAATAAGAtataccaagaaaaaaaaactctacatTCTTTGAGGTGTTTATTTCAAGTTCCTACTTCTGTTGAGCCAAAGAGGCTTACCCAACCAATTGCATATGAGGTCATACTCCCCAGCATACACAAGCACCTTGATTCCATCCTCCAGAAGAGCAGGAATACCTACTTCAAGATTCCTCATCCAGTCATTCTGCATGGCAGCATGTACATCACTACTGCATGAAATGAATTTTCTGTCCCCAACCCCTAGAGCATCCCTAACTGGCTTCTTGTTCAGGAATGTCTCAATGTTTGAGAAATCATAACACAGCTCTCCGATGCATTCCTTTCTAATATCATAGTACTGCAgatcaaatttataataagtttTTCATCAAAGttgaaaatacatatttttcttCACAGTGTAATGCTTTCGCAACAACTACAGAATAATAGTTGTTTTGTGCCTTCTTACATTTATACTACCAGCTATGCTTAAGATCTGATCGAATATGTCACTGCAAATGTCATATGCAGTCACACAATCATTTTCGCCACCAGTGCCTGACAATGCTGTTCCATATGATTGATCAATGATAGAGTAGTTGCAAACTAATTAAATCTGCTTCTAGGTCTTAAAAGTTACAGAAATCAGTAATCTTTGAGAGTAACATAATGTTGTATTCATAAGGCAATAAGAATGAGAAGTAATTTGAAATtaagaattagaaaaattaCCACACTTTTTTGCTGCCTGTTCACATTGTGGAATATCCAAGTTTATACGATTGTAATCAGAATTATCAATTAACTTCATTTCCAGTGCATAGTCAGTGTATGCTTTGTACTGGATTTCAGGATTGGTTAGCCCATTTCCAATAGCAAATCCCTGTTGAAGCATATGAGTTAAGTATCTGATAAAGTGGGACTAAAGCAACTAACTCTGGAAAAATCTGAGAGCTACCTTTAGGTTTATATGAATTccttcttttgctttgtttccTTGGTGAACCCGAGTAGCAAATGCTGGAATGTAGTGCCCAGCATATGATTCTCCAGTTATGTAGAAGTCATTTTTAGCAAATTGAGGATGCTTCTTGAAAAATTCCTGAAACAATGTGGAAAAGTTTGTGAATCTTGAGCTTCCTGACAAATTCCAATCACATGTAATCAAGCATAAATGCATgattcttgtttcttttttcatggAAGCACACACATACAAATGAGAGAGCAAACAGACCTGCAAAAAGTCATACAAGTCATTGCTAACACCGCCTTCATCATGGCGAATATCACTCTTATCAGTACTATAACTGAATCCAGTTCCGACAGGCTGGTCCACATAAAGAAGGTTTGATGCCTGACAAAAGACAATAAGAGTAGTACTGATTAGGagggaaaaattattaggtaattCCGGATTATCATAAACGTGTAGTTTctcttctcacatgaatggtaggttttacaatgaatttaattaatgagacCTACCATttatacacatttatggtattccgagagtacacaataatttcccaaCTAATAGGTggtaaaaagatattgaatagcTTAAAAAGTTATCGAGTAGCTTAAAAAGTATGTACACTagaaaagatttaatacaatGTCCTGCCACGTATAATGCTGACTGTATTGATGTTATactaacatgaaattaaatttttttattctaattttatatatatattttga
This region includes:
- the LOC142608285 gene encoding serine carboxypeptidase-like, translated to MASTFIRLSLSFLLLLLTSPFLCATYANNHPHFSPKQQAEKLIRSLNLFPKDSINIATHEPSFVAPKIVEKSFSLTSLNRSGTSVKDLGHHAGYYSLPHSKAASLFYLFFESRNNGNNPVVIWLTGGPGCSSELALFYENGPFHIANNLSLVWNDYGWDMASNLLYVDQPVGTGFSYSTDKSDIRHDEGGVSNDLYDFLQEFFKKHPQFAKNDFYITGESYAGHYIPAFATRVHQGNKAKEGIHINLKGFAIGNGLTNPEIQYKAYTDYALEMKLIDNSDYNRINLDIPQCEQAAKKCALSGTGGENDCVTAYDICSDIFDQILSIAGSINYYDIRKECIGELCYDFSNIETFLNKKPVRDALGVGDRKFISCSSDVHAAMQNDWMRNLEVGIPALLEDGIKVLVYAGEYDLICNWLGNSRWVQAMEWSGQKQYGAAPTVPFVVDGAKAGLLKSHGPLTFLKVHDAGHMVPMDQPKASLQMLGSWMQGKLTKSEADDRVSPQ